DNA from Solanum stenotomum isolate F172 chromosome 3, ASM1918654v1, whole genome shotgun sequence:
AGAAGGAAAAGTCTCCATGATTGGGTGGAGGATATAGATGTTGAACAATGTCAAAATTTGAATAAACTCTTATTGTTGAAGGAGCAATTGGAAGGAACTAAAAAGAAGATTGTTTCCATTGAAGATTCTGAGTCCTTTCAAGCTTTGTTTGCATAGCCTATTCCAATAGAATAGGTGATCTAAACATAATGTAGGagcatatttttaaaaaatccaatTGTACTATTGTTAATACAGTTCAGTATGTATTAACAAATAAACTATTAGAAGTTTCCTcctttatatgtttttattatttagattTACCATATGAATGATCATCAAGTGAATTTCTTAAATAAactattttgttattatattttaaaaattgatgttttatttgtgtattttatttgttttcattaagcaTATTCACTTTTATGCAGTTCATTTAAAAAGTGCCATGTATATGTAGGGTAACATATATTCTGAAAAATTAGTTTATGTATGTTCATGCTATGAATGTATATTGATATGGACATTATGATTATTGAGAAAAGTACTATACGAGTTATATACTCATATATGTGCATGTTCGCAACAAATTTTCGTAAACGTCAAAAATTAActgcaagcaaaataaataaatgtgatttttatttatgaacCTTGTGAGTACAATTATGTTGTTCTCTGATTCTTCTCTCCTAAACTTTAGTACAGATTTATATCAAATGGTTATTAAAGCTAAAATTATGTCATATATGGTAATAAAAACAAAGTAACACTTAAAAgcataattaatcaaataaaatatattattcatgtaaAAAAATCTTTCATTTTAGCTCCCCTTCTCATTCATAACAAATGAACAGGTGAATTAAGAGTGTACATGATCGAgttgggtttttcaaataccaaaccaaatcattaTTATCGGATTttaaaatctataaaccaaatcaaactgaTAAAACTTGGATTTTTTAACCTCGATTTTTTTTAGGTCCCTCCGATAAAGTatcaaacatataattaacttgtacTTTAAATATATCTTTAGTACTACCAAAATACAATCATCTAAGgtcttttaaaagaaaataacataaaatatgagattagtgatgacaaaaaaaaaataacaaaaaataataatgaaattgcATATAACAAATATTGGAAATTAATAGGTCATAAAAACTGATCATAATtcaaagtactaaatcatgcaaAAATAAGTCTGATAAGTAGTAATTACATGACTTTCTTTATTGATTTCTCACCCAATATCCGATACTCACATTGGATCCTCACTAAATCTGAATTaggttatttattttaattacctaaaccaatgtaaaattaaagaataactcttcaatattattgtcattcttagtattgaattgattttttattagcATTAGTactgatttgattttgatttgagttTTAATAGAGTTACGAATATCTACGgattataatctttattggaccattaaaaattctaaagttttaaacatgaaataatatgttaaaagattaaaactatgaaaaatataagaaatgtttataaattatatcaaagtaatttatatatataatatcggATTGTTTTGATCTCGGACTaactttttttagttaaaaccaaaccaacccaagtaCAGTCTGTATACCAAACCAACCCAACTATAgtcagattttttttatttaatttcaaaccAAGTCAAATCAAATTACTAGtcaaattttgtttttcaatttgttgTTTGATTCAATATTCGAATTGGTTTGGTTCACTGAAATAGTTGTGTTTTCTTCCCCCTCTTCTCCTTTTGGATTACAACCAGCGAATTTTGAGggaatattataaaaatatgaaaaaattgataGCAAATTAATTTGAAGGAACAACAGAGCAGCATAAGACAAgttttgttgtattttgtttAAGTAAATTCTTATTTTTGCTCCATCACTACAGTATACAtctctataaaaaaatatatatgcataCTTTGTACAGTTGCAATCCAATATGTGGAGTCCACTTCTCTAATGGTGAAAAGAGAAATCCAGTTATACCTTCGTTTAGGCAGGCATAAATCACCAAAAGACTACTTGCTAAATTATTTCCTCATCAcagttattattattcttattatatactccctccgtcccattttatgagTTAGTTTGACTCGATATGGagttaaagaaagaaaattttttgagatttgtggtctaaaataaataattgatatttgtgtgactataattCATTTCATCAAGGGTAAAATGagcattttaaagttaaattgttacttaatatagaaatgtgttattcttttttagactgactaaaaagaaagtaagtcatataaagtAGGATAGGGGgagttgtattttttattatggtACTACTATTTGATAAGTGAACATTGTTTGGTTGGATATATTATGTGTTTCATTGCTTATTAATTCTTGTATCAGTTGCCACAATTGATGTAAATCTTATAATGAATTCAATGTGGATGTGTCCCATCTTTTAAGCTTCAGTCTGCACCCATCATAAGTCAATTTTGAACAACTCAAATCAGGAAGACTTTTACTACTAGATGATTGATTAGAAAGAATGGAACTATCACCACAAGTACACAACTAAAGCTTTGATGAAAACGCCGGAGCTCTTTCTATCGTGATGAACATACCAACCGCGTTCTGGTGCCAGAAAATAATGTATCTGCTTCTCAGGATTGCATATGAAAATCCAGTGTGTAAGCATGGATTTCAGAAGGGCTTGTTCCAGGCCTGGAAAAACAAAAGCAATggaaaagaataaggaaataCAGTTTAAAGAAAAGCTCTTGGCAGAAAAAAAGCCAAGAGCCATAGTGTAGTGCAGTTTCAACTTTCAAGCACCAACAGCCAGATACACCTTTCCAGGTCTAACTATTTTAGGCTTTAACTCTCAAACATCCTAGTTTTCAGCAAAAGCTCAACCCTTTAAGTCCAGCATCAGAAATGGGAAAATAagttaatactccctctgtccaacaatagttgtccactatactattttgggatgtttaacaatatttgtccactttatgaaatcaatggataattttacacttagttcctaatttacccttatcattaattatagtcattttgtatttattatattcaaaggatgATGTAGTAAAATTATCCCTTAAGAAGTGTacaaagtcaatagtggacaagtattgttggacagagggagtatttaaAAAGAACTGAATAATGGGGGAGTAATAACATGTATCTCAACTTGAAAGTCAAATTGTTTGAGACATTTACTCCAAGGTCGAAACGTGTTACCCTATATCCGACAGATACATATTATTCCACTGAGAGATAGGGTTATATACAACGCAATGCATGTCAATCCAATTTGCTTATATTTTTGGATAATAGTGGTGTTTGAGCCAGCCTGCGCATGCATGTCAATCCAATCCTTTTGGGGGGATAGTAGTTGTATCGGAGCCAACTTGTGTGCACCTCAATTATTCCACCAGTACCTGTCCTCCCACCAGCATAGGTATCGAGTAACTCTGTCAACCTAGGTTAGAAAGACAAGGGGAAATGAACTAGCCTTATTTGTCTTTGTTAGGATTTGACCCCTGGTCTCCAAGGTTTTCTCCCACCTCATTGACAGCTGGGTTGCACTCTTGGGTGCTCATCACAACCAGAGTTCTAATAaatgttagaagaaacaaatgGGTACCTTACCAGCTTAAGTCATCCCAATCCAAGGAGctaaaaagaaatggaaacatGAACTTGCCACTGTTTTTAATAGACGGAGACAGCTAACTACTCTACACTAATTTAAGCTTCACCAAAGATTAGGATAGGAAGAGGGGCCAAATGTGGCTCCATAGAGTTGGGGCTAGTCTTGCAAAGAAAGCCAAACAGAAAAATTAAATTGCAATTTCAGAGAACTTAATCTGAAGCTCAACGAagtgagaaaataattttaaggcCAAGGAATTGAGAAATAAATTTGAAGGGCAAGCGTAAAAATGCACAACCATCACCAGTGCAAAGCATACTCATAGTACTAACGTTAATCAAGTTACTATTAGAGGATCTTCTCTCTTTTCCAGTCAAAGGATATTTAAAGACAAGATGGTCGAGTATACCTACAATACACAGCTTGCTAAAAACCAGAAGACTGATAGTGGAGCCTCTCCagaaaaatgagaaatataCAGACAGGTTTTAGCCAACACTCCAGTGACCAAatataagaaagaaagataCAGCACCTATGCAGCTCAGCAAATAAAAAGAACATTCACAGTTTGGGATTTCTCCTATTAGTTACTTCTTCAAACAAATGACATTTCATCTTATTGGTTGAGCTATAAATACTATTCAAATCGAAAGTGCTCTCCGTTCTATTGTCATACACGTTTAAATAGGACATATCTAGCATACTTAGAACAATAGACCTAAGTTGCTTGGACTCAAGTGCAGAAATACAATACAAGTGTGGATCTCAAGGTCAAATTCCCCATCACATAAATTTTAGGATTTGGGGGTATGTATCCGAGTGCAGATATGGGTGTTAGGATATGGccaataaatgtatattataacATACAAGTATATATCTCAATTAATCAAAGCTAGTGAACTAAAACTCATAAAAGATTCTTTATAAGCatctactccctccgtcccaatttatgtggcaccgTTTGGCTTGgcacaaagttcaagaaaaaaataaagacttttgaaatatATGGTCTAAAACAAACCTGAGAcatttgttgactataaatcaCTTCATCAGGGTACAaggaaaattttgaagttaggttATTTCTAATTACAGAAAGGTCATATTCCTTTTTGGACCGCCTAAAAAGTAAAGGattccacataaattgggatagtgggagtaatattttattcataagaATAAGATATAATGGCAAAACATGCTCATACCATATATAACTATATGCATATGACATAAACCCAAATTACAAACCAAATACCCAATTAATCTATACTTCTCGCCCATAGATGTAGTCAAAGTAGCCAAGGTAAGTTGACCAAATCCTATGTGGATCTCACACCCACACTCACATCCATGTTGTGTCGATACGGGTGAGGCAATCATTTTGAAGAGTTTTAGCAACATAACAACAAATTACTAAAGATTCACAGAGGATCTTAGAACTAAGTGAAGACTATAATATGGGGTGACCAAAATACCTCTTGTTAATGACGCCATAATGAAACTTCGGTCTTCCAACTTTAATATCTTCTATGTACTACAATGACATGAAATAAgagagataaaataatttaaatttagagCAAGCAAGCAAATGAACACACATATATACACAGAACATACATATATGTTCtataaagttaaatatttaACCATGTAGCATAAAAATTTACCAGATTCAAGGTTACTAGCATTGATGAAAATGCTAAAGAATCATAAGGAATATCATCAAGTTCAAAAAGCTGACATTCTGATGATTCTGGACCCGGTGAAAAGTGAGGATTTTTCAGTTTCGCCAAAAAAATCATGTACGTCTGCAAAGAggaggaaaaaataattatcatcaAATATCGGACATAATTCATAGTAGGTGAATACCATCTTCAAGAATTTATACTAACTTGGCCTATAAGAGGGATGTCCAATTGAGCAAAAAGTGATTGAACCTCTACTTCTGCATTTGCCTCTTCCCAGGTTTCCCTAATTGCTCCCTCAGCAGCAGATTCACCAATCTCCATATAGCCAGCTGGGAGCGTCCTACCAGTACAACATTATTTGAAAAACTTTACTATACTAGAATTCGAATTACTTCAGTACTCTCTACATTTCTGAATGCTGGGAATTAATAGACAACTTCCTTAGGAGGTTGTGAGTGAAAGTCCTCCCTTCTCACTAAACTCTGTTGGCAGACACATACCAAAGTCCATATGATGGGTGAATTTTCCGCCTGCACATTAATATCTTCTTATCATGCTCAATAAGGCAACCAACAACCTGTAGTTGAGAACAAACAGTTACAAATATTACCCCCTTAGTAAGAAGCAGGAGAAAGCTCCGGGCTTGATGCGTGTTGCACAAATGAATAATAATACCAACAACAGAAGAAAGAACAATGTTAATTCATGTGGCTACTATGAAAGAGTAATTTTGGTCTTATGCCCCCAAAGTTTACAATTAGAACAACTATACTCCATGAGGTTCATATTAGTGAACAACTAAAATCACTAAGATTTCCGTGGAGGGCTGCTCTCGGAGAGCGGCTTGAGCATCCTCCTGGAGGTGTGCAGCTCAAATGGGTAAAATAACCATAACTGTTTGCCCATGAAAAAACGACCTGAAGTTTAGCAAGCTCCCAAACTATTAatccaaaatacaaaataaaacaatacaGGGTCTGGATAGTCTCTTTAACATCAGAATTACAAAGACCAAGCAAAAACTTGTGCTGCACTGCAGCATCTTGCCATACGTTCTATATTGATTACTAGGTGCAGTTAGGTATATTATCTGTTTATAATGATGGTAAAGTCCAATTTGCACGCACCTCGACTATTCCACCAGATACCTACTATCTCCCACTAGTACATACTCAGGGTTAACTGTTATACCCTGTGCCTTTAAGTTCAAGTACGACTAGTCTAACATCGACGAATTGGTCCAACCACGGGATTATAAGGTCAAGAATGAGTATATAAGTTAAGGGTCAGTATATTATAGTGTTGCAAGGTTACAGATTCATAAGAGATTTAATGTTTTAAGTTAAGCCAAACGCAACTACGAATGGTTTATCATTTACGTGCCGCGAAAAGGTCAACTTTGAAAGAGTATATCTCCTAGACAATGAGGATTTATGTGATGATCATTATATCAAATTAGAGGTGTTTGAATCTAGTTTCCCACGAAACAAACCGCTCGTCAACCTGACTTCATTACAAAAGTTGTGCATGTTTTACTACGGACCTGCGCAAATTGCATGTGGGACGCATGGCAGCCAAAAGCCCAAAACTCTTGTTTAATAAATTGGGGCTTAGGGATTTCATTTGGCATTTGTTCTTTCACATTTTGGACTGTCTCTAAAGAGATTTTGTCCTCCACACCACCTAAGTTCAAGGTAAGTGAATTTTCCAAGGAATCAAGTGAAATTCTTCATCCTAGCTCATGAATTATCCTTACCCGTGTTGTTTTCTCGAAGGTTCAGTATGTTCTTTGATGAACTCAAGTAGAAGGAACTTGGATTTCTTCAAAGTGAGGTATGAATATTCTTCTACCAACATATAAGAGATTCTAATGGCCTTTAGAGTATAGTTTACAAGCTCGACTCACGGGATGGTGATCAGAAGCCGTGAGCCCGAGTTTTTCCCTTTTCAATAAACTAATTTGTAGTAATTGATATGTGTGCAGGGTTGTTTTGGTTGTTATATGGTTGGAGGGAGATTTGAAGGTCTCGTAGCAGGCGGTTGAGCTGTTGATTTTGACAAGAAAGCTTAAGTATGAAGAATGTCATAAATTGAGAACTTTGTGAGCTTGTCGCTTGTCAAATGTTTGTCAAACTGTGTAATTGGCCGAGCTTCTTGATTTGCTGCTTATATTAGTGTTATTATCATCATTCTGGTAGATTGAAGCTGCAAAGGAGTAATTGATCATGGTAATACACTAATGATTGGaatcaaggtatgtaaggccaaaacctcttctttttttgaagAGGCAACCATTTGAATATATACAAGAAGACTCAACACCAAAAGGTAATTACAATCTTAGATTCATGAGAGCAAAAGTAGGGGGAGACTagaataaacaaacaaattattgCCAATCAAATTTATCAAATCACCTATAGCCAACTGTATATGGGGAGTCTAGCACATTTGCCAGCAGAAAAGAAACAGGCAGTCAAAGACATTAACAGATTAGCAAGCTTAGGAGTCCGACTCATGGACTCTGAAGATGGTGAAGTAGTTGTCCAGTATACTACAAAGTCATTCTTAACGACAACAGTGAAAGAGAAGAAGTGTGATGTCCCCTTGTTACTTCAGTATAAAGGGGGTTCCGTCAACATAGAGTCACGGGATTTGAGCTCGCAAGAGATGGCACCTTAAGGTGCCAAGATAGATTATGTGTTcccaatattattttttttgaagaaggTAACTTATGTGTTCCCAGTATGAAGGGCTTCAAGAGAAGATTATGAGTGAAGCACCTTGCCCatggtattctattcatcctgGTTCCACAAAGACAAGCCATGACCTTAAAGAGGTCTACTAGTGGAACGACATGAAAAGAAGCATAGTAGATTATGTGGCACACTTCCAAATCTTAGGCGGATAGAGAAGAAATAATCTAGTGTTTTTCTTGTCTCAACGGGGATTTGAACCCTGATCTCTAAGATTTGCACTCACCTCAATGACCACTATACTACACCTTTGGATATGATTAGGTGTATACATATTTGAAACTGTCCCTCATattgaaaccaaaaataaaataataaacaaattcaAACCATAGACTTTATAATTGAACCATGGTCACCAAATTGATTTGGCTGGGTGATTATAAACTGGttctaaacaaaaataaatattcccAGATTTAACCATCAATACTGAAATTTAACCACCAAACATGTAGGCAATGAAAAGACAAAGGAAAAATAATGTGATCATTACGACTGCAAGAAGTAATAAAATGATTAGTTtgcatttgatttgaaaatacaAGCGGAAATTCAGACAGTGAAGCTTAATGAAAATCTTACCATTTTTGGATTCTCATAGGTAATCTTCCCACAACGAGTGCAGATAGCTCTCACCTTTTCTTCACCATCAGGTATCTCATGCTTATTTGGTCCCCCACAAAACTGGCAGAAGTTGATCTTGCGAATGTTTCCCTGCAGAATCTTTGAACTGAAATTGATCAAGGAAAAGATAAAGGAACTTGAACAATTTATGAAACACAAAATGCTCTCAGATCTATTTAAATAACATATaggtaaattttaaaaaaattggctGGTGTTAAAGAGTGTCTCACATTAGTTGAGAGAGGGGTTGTTAAAACCTTACATGATGTTGGGCAAGTCTCACCTCATGAACTAGCTTTTGGAGTTGAGTTATGCCCAAGTTCATTTTCCTTCAAATGGTATTAGCATCTGACTCATTCCTATACTTGGTTTACATAATGTTGGACCCCCATGTAATTTTAGTCATACTTCAAATGTCCAGCCCTCGGATGTGCAGGGTGGGGTGTTAGGGTGTCCATGTTGATTGaagaaatgagttttcatgtccttatatgatgttggGAAATCCTCACATGTAAGCTAACCTTTTGGGTTGACAAGCTCAAGGTTCATTATTCTTCACAACTGGCATGCAAAAAATGTTTATAGGAAGAGAAACACAAGATGAGGCTGAAGAGAAGAGGAGAGAGAAACTCCAGCTGAATGCCTCAGTTCATAACAGATCTTGGTTATTTCAACTTGGACAGCCAATTATATATCAGATACCTAGAATCATAGGCATGCTAGCATTTAGAAGAATGCTATGCGCAATAAGAAGCCACTTCCATTTATTTCTGATTGCATATTGCCTTCCATTTTGGACAAGTATGCATGTTTTGACCACTAGGTTGATGTTAGGATGTGACAAGGTATTTTTCATCAGATAGTATATTTACACCAAAGTTTTTGCAGGACTTTTTGGGAAAATGTAAGCTTGTTgctttataatattttctaatgaCATATTGACAATAAAAGGGATCAGTAAATAGATTAAATCACTTCCAGTCAGAATGCTCCCAGGCACATTACCCAAGGTAAACTTTTACTGGTCCCTCCTGGGCCCCTAAAATCCCTTTTCCGGCGATCTTGCATTGCTAGAACCTCCCTCAACCCCACTCCTTTCCaacctttctttttttgttacAGCCATGGGGGACAATACCATTTATTTTGCAGTAGGATTCAATCTTACAATATTACCAGAGTAGTTTCTAGGGCTGAAACATGGTAAGACTAGGTAGAATGAGGTCGTAACATGATGACCACGATGAGTATTATCTAGAAGACGATGGAGTGGCAAGCATTCTCTCTTAAAGAAGCATAGGGGAATTTAGTCCGTAGATGGAAGTTTCGGGACTTGTTCACAGAGTTCTTCTGCTCGAGGAATTATAACAAATATGGTCGATACGTTAGCATTTTAAATATGCAGGGTAAGAGAAGAGTTGTCACCATCATCCCCGAGTAGTCGCTAAAACACAGGATGGATAGACATAGCTACCAAAATAACGAATTCATAAATGCTAAGGCCCAGAAGGAAGTTAAGATGTGGCACAGGAAAACAGAAGAGGGTCTCTTATATCCACACTGTCAGAAACAATAAATGGTCTACAAGAGAATAAATGCTACAAAGATTCAACAAAAAGGGAAATCGATCGTTATTACAGATGCgacaaaaacaaatcaaaatgaacTACTAGCAAAAAGCATGGTTGGATGTCTCCCAGAGGAGATTCCATATGCCTCTCTATCAGAGATTTGACGGTGGGTGGCAAGCACTTGGAAGCACAAGCATGGAACAACATCTACGATTTGGGGCGCAACCGTTTCCACTTTGAGTTTCCCAACGAACCAGCTGCAGACCACATTGTAAGAGGGAAGTGGTTCTGGAAATCCGACAAGTTCAACCTACAATGGTGGTCGCTGGCATCGACTTTCATCCATGATAGGCCGAACCAGGTCTGGATCAGAGTAATAGGCTTGCCCCTCCAACTTTGGTCCCAGAAAATTTTCCATGAGATAGGAAACTTATGCTGAGGCTGGATTAGAACTGAAGAAGAAACAGAGTTACAAAACCACCTCAATTGGGCAAGGATGAAGGTGAGAGGAGACAGCGACTCTGTTCCGAACTCGGTGGAGCTGGTACATGAACATTTAACCTTCAAAGTCCCAATCTGGGTTGTGACGCCAACAAGGTTGGTTTACGGTGCAGGCAGCAAAGAACATCCAAAGATCCAGAGGTCTGATGAAGGAACTGGTGGACTAGAAGATGAAAGCCTTTTAGGCTTTACAGAGGTGGCAGGGCACGTGGGTTCCTCCCATGACCCTGAAATTTTGAACTGGCCAGCTGTCCCAGCACGTGACAAGGCATGCATGGCTG
Protein-coding regions in this window:
- the LOC125859727 gene encoding nudix hydrolase 23, chloroplastic isoform X5 — protein: MLKAIQIVGSSSGFVSYRFRKPQPNSAFSLISRKSILITSETLLLPASQLHSHKSCFRDFRMSSTHSKSSSSSSVAIQSTILQGNIRKINFCQFCGGPNKHEIPDGEEKVVGCLIEHDKKILMCRRKIHPSYGLWTLPAGYMEIGESAAEGAIRETWEEANAEVEVQSLFAQLDIPLIGQTYMIFLAKLKNPHFSPGPESSECQLFELDDIPYDSLAFSSMLVTLNLYIEDIKVGRPKFHYGVINKRTLVVMSTQECNPAVNEVGENLGDQGSNPNKDK
- the LOC125859727 gene encoding nudix hydrolase 23, chloroplastic isoform X6; the encoded protein is MLKAIQIVGSSSGFVSYRFRKPQPNSAFSLISRKSILITSETLLLPASQLHSHKSCFRDFRMSSTHSKSSSSSSVAIQSTGNIRKINFCQFCGGPNKHEIPDGEEKVVGCLIEHDKKILMCRRKIHPSYGLWTLPAGYMEIGESAAEGAIRETWEEANAEVEVQSLFAQLDIPLIGQTYMIFLAKLKNPHFSPGPESSECQLFELDDIPYDSLAFSSMLVTLNLYIEDIKVGRPKFHYGVINKRTLVVMSTQECNPAVNEVGENLGDQGSNPNKDK
- the LOC125859727 gene encoding nudix hydrolase 23, chloroplastic isoform X4; protein product: MLKAIQIVGSSSGFVSYRFRKPQPNSAFSLISRKSILITSETLLLPASQLHSHKSCFRDFRMSSTHSKSSSSSSVAIQSTGNIRKINFCQFCGGPNKHEIPDGEEKVRAICTRCGKITYENPKMVVGCLIEHDKKILMCRRKIHPSYGLWTLPAGYMEIGESAAEGAIRETWEEANAEVEVQSLFAQLDIPLIGQTYMIFLAKLKNPHFSPGPESSECQLFELDDIPYDSLAFSSMLVTLNLYIEDIKVGRPKFHYGVINKRPGTSPSEIHAYTLDFHMQS
- the LOC125859727 gene encoding nudix hydrolase 23, chloroplastic isoform X1 is translated as MLKAIQIVGSSSGFVSYRFRKPQPNSAFSLISRKSILITSETLLLPASQLHSHKSCFRDFRMSSTHSKSSSSSSVAIQSTILQGNIRKINFCQFCGGPNKHEIPDGEEKVRAICTRCGKITYENPKMVVGCLIEHDKKILMCRRKIHPSYGLWTLPAGYMEIGESAAEGAIRETWEEANAEVEVQSLFAQLDIPLIGQTYMIFLAKLKNPHFSPGPESSECQLFELDDIPYDSLAFSSMLVTLNLYIEDIKVGRPKFHYGVINKRTLVVMSTQECNPAVNEVGENLGDQGSNPNKDK
- the LOC125859727 gene encoding nudix hydrolase 23, chloroplastic isoform X3; its protein translation is MLKAIQIVGSSSGFVSYRFRKPQPNSAFSLISRKSILITSETLLLPASQLHSHKSCFRDFRMSSTHSKSSSSSSVAIQSTILQGNIRKINFCQFCGGPNKHEIPDGEEKVRAICTRCGKITYENPKMVVGCLIEHDKKILMCRRKIHPSYGLWTLPAGYMEIGESAAEGAIRETWEEANAEVEVQSLFAQLDIPLIGQTYMIFLAKLKNPHFSPGPESSECQLFELDDIPYDSLAFSSMLVTLNLYIEDIKVGRPKFHYGVINKRPGTSPSEIHAYTLDFHMQS
- the LOC125859727 gene encoding nudix hydrolase 23, chloroplastic isoform X2 — protein: MLKAIQIVGSSSGFVSYRFRKPQPNSAFSLISRKSILITSETLLLPASQLHSHKSCFRDFRMSSTHSKSSSSSSVAIQSTGNIRKINFCQFCGGPNKHEIPDGEEKVRAICTRCGKITYENPKMVVGCLIEHDKKILMCRRKIHPSYGLWTLPAGYMEIGESAAEGAIRETWEEANAEVEVQSLFAQLDIPLIGQTYMIFLAKLKNPHFSPGPESSECQLFELDDIPYDSLAFSSMLVTLNLYIEDIKVGRPKFHYGVINKRTLVVMSTQECNPAVNEVGENLGDQGSNPNKDK